From the genome of Candidatus Delongbacteria bacterium, one region includes:
- the ettA gene encoding energy-dependent translational throttle protein EttA has protein sequence MSDQKVIFSMIGVGKVLRDTKRQILRDIYLGFYYGAKIGVLGLNGSGKSTLLKIIAGLDTDIVGEIVAQKGLRFGYLPQEPQLEPGRTVRETVTEGAGEAAQLLAEFNAISEQFADPDADFDKLIARQGVLQEKIDHLGAWDLDSKLEQAMDALRCPDPETLVDVLSGGEKRRVALCRLLLSAPDVLLLDEPTNHLDAESVAWLEQYLARYPGTVLAVTHDRYFLDNVAGWILELDRGHGIPFEGNYSSWLEQKSARLAAEEKQESKRRKALEHELEWVRQSPKARHDKSKARIARFEEMSAQQTEKVQDDLEIFIPANQRLGGVVIEAKGLGKGYDGRLLFDNLTFSLPPGGIVGVIGANGAGKTTLFRLITGQETPDSGEIRVGETVTLGYVDQSRPMNPEDSIYTVISGGQETLTIGNRELNARAWVGRFNFSGQDQQKPVGLLSGGERGRVHLARTLREGANVLLLDEPTNDLDVNTLRALEEGLLNFAGCAVVISHDRWFLDRIASHILAFEGDSQVVFFEGNFSDYEKNRKERGLEAGPHRIKYRQLTR, from the coding sequence ATGAGCGACCAGAAGGTCATCTTTTCCATGATCGGCGTGGGCAAGGTCCTGCGCGACACCAAGCGCCAGATCCTGCGCGACATCTACCTCGGCTTCTACTACGGCGCCAAAATCGGCGTGCTGGGCCTGAACGGCTCGGGCAAGAGCACGCTGCTCAAGATCATCGCCGGGCTGGACACGGACATCGTGGGCGAGATCGTCGCCCAGAAGGGCCTGCGCTTCGGCTACCTGCCCCAGGAGCCGCAGCTCGAGCCCGGCCGCACCGTGCGCGAGACCGTCACCGAGGGCGCGGGCGAGGCCGCGCAGCTGCTGGCCGAGTTCAACGCCATCAGCGAGCAGTTCGCCGACCCGGACGCCGACTTCGACAAGCTGATAGCCCGCCAGGGCGTGCTGCAGGAGAAGATCGACCACCTGGGCGCCTGGGACCTGGACTCCAAGCTCGAGCAGGCCATGGACGCGCTGCGCTGCCCGGATCCGGAGACGCTGGTGGACGTGCTCTCCGGCGGCGAGAAGCGCCGCGTGGCCCTCTGCCGCCTGCTGCTCTCCGCGCCGGACGTGCTGCTCCTGGACGAGCCCACCAACCACCTGGACGCCGAGTCCGTCGCCTGGCTGGAGCAGTATCTGGCGCGCTATCCGGGCACCGTACTGGCCGTGACCCACGACCGCTACTTCCTGGACAACGTGGCCGGCTGGATCCTCGAACTGGACCGCGGCCACGGCATTCCCTTCGAGGGCAACTACAGCAGCTGGCTGGAGCAGAAGTCGGCGCGCCTGGCGGCCGAGGAGAAGCAGGAGAGCAAGCGCCGCAAGGCCCTGGAACACGAGCTGGAGTGGGTGCGCCAGAGCCCCAAGGCCCGTCACGACAAGAGCAAGGCGCGCATCGCGCGCTTCGAGGAGATGTCCGCCCAGCAGACCGAGAAGGTCCAGGACGACCTGGAGATCTTCATCCCGGCCAACCAGCGCCTGGGCGGGGTGGTCATCGAGGCCAAGGGCCTGGGCAAGGGCTACGACGGCCGCCTGCTCTTCGACAACCTGACCTTCAGCCTGCCGCCCGGCGGCATCGTGGGCGTCATCGGCGCCAACGGCGCAGGCAAGACCACGCTCTTCCGCCTGATCACCGGGCAGGAGACGCCGGACTCGGGCGAGATTCGCGTGGGCGAGACCGTGACGCTGGGCTACGTGGACCAGAGCCGGCCCATGAACCCCGAGGACAGCATCTACACGGTGATTTCCGGCGGCCAGGAGACGCTGACCATCGGCAACCGCGAGCTCAACGCCCGGGCCTGGGTGGGGCGCTTCAACTTCAGCGGGCAGGACCAGCAGAAGCCCGTGGGCCTCCTCTCCGGCGGCGAGCGCGGCCGCGTGCACCTGGCGCGCACCCTGCGCGAGGGCGCCAACGTCCTCTTGCTGGACGAGCCCACCAACGACCTGGACGTGAACACGCTGCGCGCGTTGGAGGAGGGCCTGCTGAACTTCGCCGGCTGCGCGGTGGTGATCAGCCACGACC